TCGGCCGCCGGCCCCAGATCGCGCAGATACGCTTCGAGCAGGCCGCGGGCCACGCGCGCGTCCGCCAGGGCGCGGTGCCCCCGGCCCTGCGGGACGCCAAAACGGTGGGCGAGGGTGGCCAGCCGGTGGTTGGGGACGTCGAGCTGGAGCCGCCGCGGTATGGCGCAGGTGTCCAGCACCGGGTTGTCCGGGAGAGGCAGGCCGGCCCGTAGCAACTCGTGGGCCAGCACGCGGATGTCGAAGGGAGCGTTATGGCCCACCAGGGCGGCGCCCTCGATGAAATCCAGGAAGGCGGGCAGCGCCTCGGCCGCCGGCGGGGAACCTGTGACGTCCTGGTTCCGTATGCCATGGACGAGCGTCGCCTCGGCCGGGATGGCCGTTCCCGGATCCACCAGCGTCGACCACTCCCCCTCCACCACGTCGCCGCGGAAGCGCACCGCCCCCAGCTCCACCAGGCGATCCGAGGCGTGAAGCCCCGTCGTTTCGGTGTCGAAGGCCACGAAGGGAATGTCATGAAGGGCCCCGCGTGGCGTCGCGCTTCGCGGATGGAGGACGGCAGCGATGGACATGACAGGAGCAGCGTAGTGGAATCGCCTGCCAGACCGGGTCCGGCCGCGTGGGGCCGTTTGACGCCGCAGGCGCCGG
The Candidatus Methylomirabilota bacterium genome window above contains:
- a CDS encoding 3'-5' exonuclease translates to MAFDTETTGLHASDRLVELGAVRFRGDVVEGEWSTLVDPGTAIPAEATLVHGIRNQDVTGSPPAAEALPAFLDFIEGAALVGHNAPFDIRVLAHELLRAGLPLPDNPVLDTCAIPRRLQLDVPNHRLATLAHRFGVPQGRGHRALADARVARGLLEAYLRDLGPAA